In Salvelinus sp. IW2-2015 linkage group LG23, ASM291031v2, whole genome shotgun sequence, a genomic segment contains:
- the LOC111950378 gene encoding TBC1 domain family member 8B isoform X1 produces MWLKPEEILLKNAFKLWVTEKGNDYFVLQRRRGYGEGGGGLTGLLVGTLDTMLDSTSKVAPFRILHQTPDSQVYWSIACGGTKEEISQHWEWLEKNIMRTLSVFDSSDDITSFVQGKIRGLIAEEGKVSCVQEDDPEKFREALLRFEKWFDLPQKEKLVTYYSCSYWRGRVPCQGWLYLSTNFLSFYSYLLGSEVKLVISWNEIWRXEKTSNVILTESIHVLANGEDHFFSMFLHLNETFLIMEQLADYSIKRLFDKETFQEEPSLSDPLQITKRGLETHARNEQFRAFFRLPKEENLLEVYESFLWVPFSHFNTLGKICLSESYLCFASQDGSQCHVIIPMREVIGVEKPDRSSRALIVCVRGKRALRFSEVRDFERLANAIRKRCGMTASPQHSASTDVIRGECQNLINHFEDNPEEVALMVGQKDSSKAVSTEALMTVFHPQDTENLDPKMLKEKMKEQSWNIHFSEYGRGTSMFCTKKTRDLIVRGVPEALRGELWMLFSGAVNDMATNPGYYSELVDQSLGTSTLATDEIERDLHRSLPEHPAFQSDTGISALRRVLTAYAYRNPKIGYCQAMNILTSVLLLYAKEEEAFWLLVAVCERMLPDYFNRRIIGALVDQAVFEELIRMHLTQLTEHMTDLTFFSSVSLSWFLTLFISVLPIESAVNVVDCFFYDGIKAILQLGLAVLDYNMEGLISSHDDAEAVTILNKFFDNVTNKDSPLPQTVQQNSVGNNDKASSISKVDVSDLIKEAYEKYGDLKSEEVESMRKRNKLYVIQTLEDTTKQNVLRVVSQEVKFSASQLDELYVLFKRQHFLSCYWMMNSPVLLHHDPSLAYLEQYQLGFHQFSLLFSLLEPWSLCSGKDALFLWAFRLLDENQDGLVNFKEFCCALDILYSGTFTNKLKFLFKLHQPPAFTGSPFQSKAQRLPHFIPMTDDLSLLSRLTVSDLPEDGVIRKSPERGRGKVDLQAYLKQWQDEILKKEESIKDLPRINQAQFIQFSKTLYNLFHSDPEEESLYRAVARVTSLLLRMEEVGRRLQEPTSPQKSSTSPIQAALEGALPDGEASSTPESSSDTPSTPITLEAGSIPQEVEWSFAFEQILASLLNEPVLVRFFERPVDIQARLDHAKCAQLKAKTNK; encoded by the exons GTCTCCTGGTTGGAACTCTGGATACGATGCTGGACTCTACGTCTAAGGTTGCGCCGTTTCGCATTCTACACCAGACACCGGACTCCCAGGTCTACTGGTCAATAGCGTGTG GTGGCACCAAGGAGGAGATCAGCCAACACTGGGAGTGGCTGGAGAAGAACATCATGAGAACCCTGTCTGTGTTTGACTCCAGCGATGACATCACCAGCTTTGTGCAGGGCAAGATCAGA GGTCTGATTGCTGAGGAAGGAAAGGTGTCATGCGTGCAGGAGGATGACCCTGAGAAGTTCCGTGAGGCGCTGCTAAGGTTTGAGAAATGGTTTGACCTCCCTCAGAAGGAGAAGCTGGTCACCTACTACTCCTGCAGCTACTGGAGGGGTCGRGTGCCCTGCCAGGGCTGGCTCTACCTCAGCACCAACTTCCTGTCCTTCTACTCCTACCTGCTGGGCTCCGAGG TGAAGCTGGTTATCTCCTGGAATGAGATCTGGAGGRTGGAGAAAACGTCCAATGTCATCCTGACGGAGAGCATCCATGTGTTGGCCAATGGAGAGGACCACTTCTTCTCCATGTTCCTTCATCTCAATGAGACCTTCCTGATCATGGAGCAGCTGGCTGACTACTCCATCAAACGCCTGTTTGATAAGGAGACTTTCCAGGAAGAGCCCTCCCTCTCAGACCCTCTGCAGATCACCAAGAG AGGCTTAGAAACGCACGCTAGGAACGAGCAGTTCCGGGCCTTCTTCAGGCTGCCTAAAGAGGAGAACCTGCTGGAGGTGTATGAGAGCTTTCTGTGGGTGCCCTTCAGCCACTTCAACACGCTGGGGAAGATCTGTCTTTCCGAGAGCTACCTGTGTTTCGCCAGCCAGGATGGCAGCCAGTGCCACGTCATCATCCCCATGAGAGAG GTGATTGGTGTGGAGAAGCCGGACCGTAGCAGCAGggctttgattgtgtgtgtgcggggtAAGAGGGCTCTACGGTTCTCTGAAGTCCGAGACTTTGAGCGCCTCGCCAATGCAATCCGCAAGAGGTGTGGGATGACGGCCAGTCCTCAGCACTCTGCATCAACTGAT GTCATCAGAGGGGAGTGCCAGAACCTCATCAATCACTTTGAGGACAACCCAGAGGAGGTGGCTTTGATGGTGGGACAGAAGGACAGCAGCAAGGCGGTCAGCACTGAGGCCCTCATGACCGTGTTCCATCCCCAGGACACTGAAAACCTGGACCCCAAAATG CTGAAGGAGAAGATGAAGGAGCAGTCATGGAACATCCACTTCTCAGAATATGGCCGTGGCACCAGTATGTTCTGTACCAAGAAGACACGAGACCTGATTGTGCGTGGCGTCCCTGAGGCCTTAAGGGGAGAGCTCTGGATGCTTTTCTCAG GTGCAGTCAACGACATGGCCACTAACCCGGGGTACTACAGTGAGCTGGTGGATCAGTCTCTGGGGACCAGCACCCTGGCCACTGACGAGATAGAGCGAGACCTGCACCGCTCCCTACCAGAGCACCCTGCCTTCCAGAGCGACACAGGCATCTCTGCCCTGCGCAGAGTCCTCACCGCATACGCCTACAGGAACCCCAAAATCGGCTATTGCCAG GCCATGAACATCCTGACGTCAGTCCTTTTGCTCTATGCAAAAGAGGAGGAGGCTTTCTGGCTGCTGGTGGCCGTCTGTGAGAGGATGCTGCCTGATTACTTTAACCGCAGGATCATCG GTGCACTGGTGGACCAGGCGGTGTTTGAGGAACTGATTCGAATGCACCTCACCCAGCTGACGGAGCACATGACAGACCTGACCTTCTTCTCCTCCGTGTCCCTGTCCTGGTTCCTCACCCTGTTTATCAGCGTCCTGCCAATAGAGAGCGCGGTCAACGTGGTCGATTGCTTCTTCTACGACGGCATCAAAGCCATCCTGCAGCTGGGCCTGGCTGTGCTCGACTACAACATGGAGGGCCTGATCAGCTCCCATGACGACGCTGAGGCAGTCACCATCCTCAACAA GTTTTTTGATAATGTTACAAATAAGGACAGTCCTCTTCCACAAACAGTGCAGCAAAACTCTGTAGGGAACAACGACAAAGCATCATCCATCTCCAAGGTGGACGTCAGTGATCTCATCAAAGAAGCCTATGAG AAATATGGAGACTTGAAATCAGAGGAAGTAGAGAGCATGCGGAAAAGAAACAAACTATATGTTATCCAAACGTTAGAGGATACAACCAAGCAAAATGTG CTGCGGGTAGTGTCACAAGAAGTAAAGTTCAGTGCTTCCCAGCTTGACGAACTTTATGTATTGTTCAAG AGGCAACATTTCCTCAGCTGCTACTGGATGATGAACAGCCCAGTGCTGCTGCACCACGACCCCAGCCTGGCCTATCTGGAGCAGTACCAGCTGGGCTTCCATCAGTTCAGCCTGCTCTTCTCCCTCCTGGAGCCCTGGTCCCTCTGCAGCGGAAAGGACGCCCTCTTCCTCTGGGCCTTCCGCCTGCTGGATGAGAACCAGGATGGCCTCGTCAACTTCAAAGAGTTCTGCTGTGCCTTGG ACATTTTGTACAGCGGCACTTTCACCAACAAACTGAAATTCCTGTTCAAGCTTCATCAGCCACCAG CTTTCACAGGTAGTCCTTTCCAATCAAAGGCCCAAAGACTGCCTCACTTTATTCCAATGACTGACGACCTATCCCTCTTGAGTCGATTGACTG TGTCTGATCTTCCAGAAGATGGCGTGATCAGAAAAAGCCCTGAAAGAG GCAGAGGGAAAGTGGATCTGCAGGCCTACCTGAAACAATGGCAAGATGAGATACTAAAGAAAGAGGAGAGCATAAAGGATTTACCCAGAATTAACCAG GCTCAGTTTATCCAGTTTTCCAAAACGCTCTACAACCTGTTCCATAGTGACCCAGAGGAAGAGTCTCTGTACCGTGCTGTGGCTCGAGTTACCAGTCTTCTGCTGAGAATGGAAGAAGTAGGGCGCAGGCTCCAGGAGCCCACCAGTCCCCAGAAGTCCAGCACTAGCCCCATCCAGGCTGCCCTAGAGGGGGCTCTACCTGACGGGGAGGCTTCCAGCACTCCTGAGAGCAGCTCTGACACCCCTAGCACTCCCATCACTCTGGAGGCAGGCTCCATCCCACAGGAGGTCGAGTGGTCATTCGCTTTTGAGCAGATCCTGGCATCCCTGCTCAACGAGCCTGTCCTTGTGCGCTTCTTTGAGAGGCCTGTAGACATTCAAGCCCGGCTGGACCATGCCAAGTGTGCTCAGTTGAAAGCCAAGACAAACAAGTGA
- the LOC111950378 gene encoding TBC1 domain family member 8B isoform X2 — MWLKPEEILLKNAFKLWVTEKGNDYFVLQRRRGYGEGGGGLTGLLVGTLDTMLDSTSKVAPFRILHQTPDSQVYWSIACGGTKEEISQHWEWLEKNIMRTLSVFDSSDDITSFVQGKIRGLIAEEGKVSCVQEDDPEKFREALLRFEKWFDLPQKEKLVTYYSCSYWRGRVPCQGWLYLSTNFLSFYSYLLGSEVKLVISWNEIWRXEKTSNVILTESIHVLANGEDHFFSMFLHLNETFLIMEQLADYSIKRLFDKETFQEEPSLSDPLQITKRGLETHARNEQFRAFFRLPKEENLLEVYESFLWVPFSHFNTLGKICLSESYLCFASQDGSQCHVIIPMREVIGVEKPDRSSRALIVCVRGKRALRFSEVRDFERLANAIRKRCGMTASPQHSASTDVIRGECQNLINHFEDNPEEVALMVGQKDSSKAVSTEALMTVFHPQDTENLDPKMLKEKMKEQSWNIHFSEYGRGTSMFCTKKTRDLIVRGVPEALRGELWMLFSGAVNDMATNPGYYSELVDQSLGTSTLATDEIERDLHRSLPEHPAFQSDTGISALRRVLTAYAYRNPKIGYCQAMNILTSVLLLYAKEEEAFWLLVAVCERMLPDYFNRRIIGALVDQAVFEELIRMHLTQLTEHMTDLTFFSSVSLSWFLTLFISVLPIESAVNVVDCFFYDGIKAILQLGLAVLDYNMEGLISSHDDAEAVTILNKFFDNVTNKDSPLPQTVQQNSVGNNDKASSISKVDVSDLIKEAYEKYGDLKSEEVESMRKRNKLYVIQTLEDTTKQNVLRVVSQEVKFSASQLDELYVLFKRQHFLSCYWMMNSPVLLHHDPSLAYLEQYQLGFHQFSLLFSLLEPWSLCSGKDALFLWAFRLLDENQDGLVNFKEFCCALDILYSGTFTNKLKFLFKLHQPPVSDLPEDGVIRKSPERGRGKVDLQAYLKQWQDEILKKEESIKDLPRINQAQFIQFSKTLYNLFHSDPEEESLYRAVARVTSLLLRMEEVGRRLQEPTSPQKSSTSPIQAALEGALPDGEASSTPESSSDTPSTPITLEAGSIPQEVEWSFAFEQILASLLNEPVLVRFFERPVDIQARLDHAKCAQLKAKTNK; from the exons GTCTCCTGGTTGGAACTCTGGATACGATGCTGGACTCTACGTCTAAGGTTGCGCCGTTTCGCATTCTACACCAGACACCGGACTCCCAGGTCTACTGGTCAATAGCGTGTG GTGGCACCAAGGAGGAGATCAGCCAACACTGGGAGTGGCTGGAGAAGAACATCATGAGAACCCTGTCTGTGTTTGACTCCAGCGATGACATCACCAGCTTTGTGCAGGGCAAGATCAGA GGTCTGATTGCTGAGGAAGGAAAGGTGTCATGCGTGCAGGAGGATGACCCTGAGAAGTTCCGTGAGGCGCTGCTAAGGTTTGAGAAATGGTTTGACCTCCCTCAGAAGGAGAAGCTGGTCACCTACTACTCCTGCAGCTACTGGAGGGGTCGRGTGCCCTGCCAGGGCTGGCTCTACCTCAGCACCAACTTCCTGTCCTTCTACTCCTACCTGCTGGGCTCCGAGG TGAAGCTGGTTATCTCCTGGAATGAGATCTGGAGGRTGGAGAAAACGTCCAATGTCATCCTGACGGAGAGCATCCATGTGTTGGCCAATGGAGAGGACCACTTCTTCTCCATGTTCCTTCATCTCAATGAGACCTTCCTGATCATGGAGCAGCTGGCTGACTACTCCATCAAACGCCTGTTTGATAAGGAGACTTTCCAGGAAGAGCCCTCCCTCTCAGACCCTCTGCAGATCACCAAGAG AGGCTTAGAAACGCACGCTAGGAACGAGCAGTTCCGGGCCTTCTTCAGGCTGCCTAAAGAGGAGAACCTGCTGGAGGTGTATGAGAGCTTTCTGTGGGTGCCCTTCAGCCACTTCAACACGCTGGGGAAGATCTGTCTTTCCGAGAGCTACCTGTGTTTCGCCAGCCAGGATGGCAGCCAGTGCCACGTCATCATCCCCATGAGAGAG GTGATTGGTGTGGAGAAGCCGGACCGTAGCAGCAGggctttgattgtgtgtgtgcggggtAAGAGGGCTCTACGGTTCTCTGAAGTCCGAGACTTTGAGCGCCTCGCCAATGCAATCCGCAAGAGGTGTGGGATGACGGCCAGTCCTCAGCACTCTGCATCAACTGAT GTCATCAGAGGGGAGTGCCAGAACCTCATCAATCACTTTGAGGACAACCCAGAGGAGGTGGCTTTGATGGTGGGACAGAAGGACAGCAGCAAGGCGGTCAGCACTGAGGCCCTCATGACCGTGTTCCATCCCCAGGACACTGAAAACCTGGACCCCAAAATG CTGAAGGAGAAGATGAAGGAGCAGTCATGGAACATCCACTTCTCAGAATATGGCCGTGGCACCAGTATGTTCTGTACCAAGAAGACACGAGACCTGATTGTGCGTGGCGTCCCTGAGGCCTTAAGGGGAGAGCTCTGGATGCTTTTCTCAG GTGCAGTCAACGACATGGCCACTAACCCGGGGTACTACAGTGAGCTGGTGGATCAGTCTCTGGGGACCAGCACCCTGGCCACTGACGAGATAGAGCGAGACCTGCACCGCTCCCTACCAGAGCACCCTGCCTTCCAGAGCGACACAGGCATCTCTGCCCTGCGCAGAGTCCTCACCGCATACGCCTACAGGAACCCCAAAATCGGCTATTGCCAG GCCATGAACATCCTGACGTCAGTCCTTTTGCTCTATGCAAAAGAGGAGGAGGCTTTCTGGCTGCTGGTGGCCGTCTGTGAGAGGATGCTGCCTGATTACTTTAACCGCAGGATCATCG GTGCACTGGTGGACCAGGCGGTGTTTGAGGAACTGATTCGAATGCACCTCACCCAGCTGACGGAGCACATGACAGACCTGACCTTCTTCTCCTCCGTGTCCCTGTCCTGGTTCCTCACCCTGTTTATCAGCGTCCTGCCAATAGAGAGCGCGGTCAACGTGGTCGATTGCTTCTTCTACGACGGCATCAAAGCCATCCTGCAGCTGGGCCTGGCTGTGCTCGACTACAACATGGAGGGCCTGATCAGCTCCCATGACGACGCTGAGGCAGTCACCATCCTCAACAA GTTTTTTGATAATGTTACAAATAAGGACAGTCCTCTTCCACAAACAGTGCAGCAAAACTCTGTAGGGAACAACGACAAAGCATCATCCATCTCCAAGGTGGACGTCAGTGATCTCATCAAAGAAGCCTATGAG AAATATGGAGACTTGAAATCAGAGGAAGTAGAGAGCATGCGGAAAAGAAACAAACTATATGTTATCCAAACGTTAGAGGATACAACCAAGCAAAATGTG CTGCGGGTAGTGTCACAAGAAGTAAAGTTCAGTGCTTCCCAGCTTGACGAACTTTATGTATTGTTCAAG AGGCAACATTTCCTCAGCTGCTACTGGATGATGAACAGCCCAGTGCTGCTGCACCACGACCCCAGCCTGGCCTATCTGGAGCAGTACCAGCTGGGCTTCCATCAGTTCAGCCTGCTCTTCTCCCTCCTGGAGCCCTGGTCCCTCTGCAGCGGAAAGGACGCCCTCTTCCTCTGGGCCTTCCGCCTGCTGGATGAGAACCAGGATGGCCTCGTCAACTTCAAAGAGTTCTGCTGTGCCTTGG ACATTTTGTACAGCGGCACTTTCACCAACAAACTGAAATTCCTGTTCAAGCTTCATCAGCCACCAG TGTCTGATCTTCCAGAAGATGGCGTGATCAGAAAAAGCCCTGAAAGAG GCAGAGGGAAAGTGGATCTGCAGGCCTACCTGAAACAATGGCAAGATGAGATACTAAAGAAAGAGGAGAGCATAAAGGATTTACCCAGAATTAACCAG GCTCAGTTTATCCAGTTTTCCAAAACGCTCTACAACCTGTTCCATAGTGACCCAGAGGAAGAGTCTCTGTACCGTGCTGTGGCTCGAGTTACCAGTCTTCTGCTGAGAATGGAAGAAGTAGGGCGCAGGCTCCAGGAGCCCACCAGTCCCCAGAAGTCCAGCACTAGCCCCATCCAGGCTGCCCTAGAGGGGGCTCTACCTGACGGGGAGGCTTCCAGCACTCCTGAGAGCAGCTCTGACACCCCTAGCACTCCCATCACTCTGGAGGCAGGCTCCATCCCACAGGAGGTCGAGTGGTCATTCGCTTTTGAGCAGATCCTGGCATCCCTGCTCAACGAGCCTGTCCTTGTGCGCTTCTTTGAGAGGCCTGTAGACATTCAAGCCCGGCTGGACCATGCCAAGTGTGCTCAGTTGAAAGCCAAGACAAACAAGTGA